Proteins from a single region of Pyrus communis chromosome 6, drPyrComm1.1, whole genome shotgun sequence:
- the LOC137737445 gene encoding uncharacterized protein isoform X3, with amino-acid sequence MQPQDFEQVISPVSVAHFSQYKLIRLLLKQLENLSFKFCTTDGLEGLNHGTFQEKQLLMGHECVSIKASEDFVSVTASFLKDGKRMERNIRCNILVGTDGAGSTVRKLAGVDMRGERDLQKLVSVHFLSKVLGKYLLSERPGMLFFIFNTEAIGVLVAHDLEQGEFVLQIPFYPPQQNLEDFSPQICEQIIFKLVGRELGDINVIDIKPWVMHAEVAEKFLSCGNRIILAGDAAHRFPPAGGFGMNTGIQDSHNLAWKIASVVKGIAPSSILNSYETERRPIAVFNTELSIENFKAAMAVPAALGLDPTVANSVHRVINEGVGSILPSELQRAILDGIFTIGRAQLSESLLNENNPLGSSRLANLRHIFEEGKSLQLQFPAEDLGFRYLEGALIPDSDGGMSAPEGPTGRRRDYVPSVVPGARLPHMNVRILSDTSSEVTISTLDLIPGDKVEFLLIISPTEPSYRLAHAAFKVAEELKVSARVCVLWPAGSVKGVEVKSKASLAPWENYIDLVEVKNSPNSSSWWDICQMTDKGAILVRPDEHVAWRVKSGVVRDPITEMRRVFSATLGVKPHTKDQETDT; translated from the exons ATGCAACCCCAAG ATTTTGAGCAAGTCATCAGCCCGGTCTCTGTTGCACACTTCTCACAGTACAAACTGATTAGGTTACTACTTAAGCAGCTTGAAAATCTCAGCTTCAAGTTCTGTACAACTGACGGGTTGGAAGGCCTCAACCATGGAACCTTTCAGGAAAAGCAACTATTAATGGGGCATGAGTGTGTTTCCATCAAAGCGAGTGAAGATTTTGTTTCTGTGACTGCATCTTTTCTCAAGGATGGGAAGCGTATGGAAAGGAATATCAGATGTAATATACTTGTTGGTACAGATGGAGCTGGAAGTACTGTACGTAAGCTGGCTGGAGTGGATATGAGAGGTGAAAGGGACTTGCAGAAGCTTGTGAGTGTCCATTTCTTGAGCAAAGTTCTTGGGAAGTATTTACTCAGTGAGAGACCTGGCATGCTGTTTTTCATCTTCAATACTGAAGCTATAGGGGTCCTTGTTGCTCATGATCTCGAGCAAGGGGAATTTGTATTACAG ATTCCGTTTTATCCACCTCAGCAAAACCTTGAAGATTTCAGTCCCCAG ATATGTGAGCAAATAATCTTCAAGTTGGTTGGTCGAGAGCTAGGAGACATAAATGTGATTGACATAAAACCATGGGTTATGCATGCTGAAGTTGCGGAGAAGTTTCTAAGTTGTGGCAACCGAATAATACTTGCTGGCGATGCTGCTCATCGGTTCCCTCCTGCCGGGGGGTTTg GAATGAATACTGGAATTCAGGACTCTCATAATCTTGCATGGAAAATAGCTTCGGTAGTAAAGGGTATTGCACCGTCTTCAATACTTAATTCTTATGAAACAGAACGTAGGCCG ATTGCCGTTTTCAATACAGAACTTAGTATTGAGAACTTCAAAGCAGCCATGGCTGTTCCTGCTGCACTTGGTCTTGATCCAACTGTTGCAAACTCAG TACATCGCGTCATAAATGAGGGGGTTGGTTCCATTTTACCATCTGAATTACAGAGGGCCATATTGGATGGAATTTTCACGATAGGTCGTGCCCAGCTATCGGAATCTCTTTTGAATGAAAACAATCCACTTGGGTCGTCAAGGCTTGCTAATCTAAGGCACATATTTGAAGAAGGAAAGAGCCTCCAACTCCAGTTCCCGGCAGAAGATCTTGGTTTTAG GTATCTAGAAGGTGCACTTATCCCTGATAGTGATGGTGGAATGAGTGCTCCAGAAGGACCTACTGGTCGCCGGAGGGACTATGTTCCTTCTGTGGTTCCAGGTGCAAGGCTCCCCCACATGAACGTGAGGATATTGTCAGATACCTCAAGTGAG GTTACTATTTCTACACTGGACCTTATACCTGGAGACAAGGTCGAGTTTCTCCTCATTATATCGCCAACAGAGCCGTCTTACCGTCTTGCTCATGCTGCATTCAAAGTGGCCGAGGAATTAAAAGTTTCTGCAAGGGTGTGTGTGTTGTGGCCTGCCGGCAGTGTTAAAGGAGTCGAAGTAAAAAGTAAGGCATCATTGGCACCCTGGGAGAATTACATTGACCTCGTGGAAGTtaaaaattcaccaaattcgtcATCGTGGTGGGATATCTGCCAAATGACTGACAAAGGAGCCATCTTAGTTCGACCGGATGAGCATGTTGCTTGGCGTGTGAAGTCAGGGGTTGTCCGTGACCCTATAACGGAAATGAGAAGGGTATTCTCGGCTACTCTCGGCGTAAAACCACATACTAAAGATCAAGAAACTGACACATGA
- the LOC137737445 gene encoding uncharacterized protein isoform X1, which yields MAVSRLFRSFSGLHKANARIQAYPFGYKHSRALSSDSFNNGDDTVLPVLIVGAGPVGLVLSILLTKLGVKCSVVEKSKTFSNHPQAHFINNRSMEVFRKLDGLAEEIQRSQPPVDLWRKFIYCTSLYGSILGSVDHMQPQDFEQVISPVSVAHFSQYKLIRLLLKQLENLSFKFCTTDGLEGLNHGTFQEKQLLMGHECVSIKASEDFVSVTASFLKDGKRMERNIRCNILVGTDGAGSTVRKLAGVDMRGERDLQKLVSVHFLSKVLGKYLLSERPGMLFFIFNTEAIGVLVAHDLEQGEFVLQIPFYPPQQNLEDFSPQICEQIIFKLVGRELGDINVIDIKPWVMHAEVAEKFLSCGNRIILAGDAAHRFPPAGGFGMNTGIQDSHNLAWKIASVVKGIAPSSILNSYETERRPIAVFNTELSIENFKAAMAVPAALGLDPTVANSVHRVINEGVGSILPSELQRAILDGIFTIGRAQLSESLLNENNPLGSSRLANLRHIFEEGKSLQLQFPAEDLGFRYLEGALIPDSDGGMSAPEGPTGRRRDYVPSVVPGARLPHMNVRILSDTSSEVTISTLDLIPGDKVEFLLIISPTEPSYRLAHAAFKVAEELKVSARVCVLWPAGSVKGVEVKSKASLAPWENYIDLVEVKNSPNSSSWWDICQMTDKGAILVRPDEHVAWRVKSGVVRDPITEMRRVFSATLGVKPHTKDQETDT from the exons ATGGCGGTTTCGCGGTTGTTCAGGAGTTTTAGCGGCCTACACAAAGCCAATGCCAGAATACAAGCATACCCATTTGGCTACAAGCATAGCAGAGCCTTATCATCGGACTCTTTCAACAATGGAGACGATACGGTGCTTCCGGTTCTGATCGTCGGTGCAGGACCTGTGGGTCTCGTTTTGTCCATACTTTTAACAAAGCTAG GGGTCAAATGTTCGGTTGTGGAGAAGAGCAAAACTTTCTCGAATCATCCGCAGGCGCACTTCATCAACAATCGATCCATGGAG GTGTTTCGCAAATTGGATGGCCTGGCAGAGGAGATCCAAAGGTCTCAACCACCAGTAGATTTATGGAGGAAGTTCATATATTGCACTTCGCTCTATGGTTCAATTCTTGGGTCGGTCGACCATATGCAACCCCAAG ATTTTGAGCAAGTCATCAGCCCGGTCTCTGTTGCACACTTCTCACAGTACAAACTGATTAGGTTACTACTTAAGCAGCTTGAAAATCTCAGCTTCAAGTTCTGTACAACTGACGGGTTGGAAGGCCTCAACCATGGAACCTTTCAGGAAAAGCAACTATTAATGGGGCATGAGTGTGTTTCCATCAAAGCGAGTGAAGATTTTGTTTCTGTGACTGCATCTTTTCTCAAGGATGGGAAGCGTATGGAAAGGAATATCAGATGTAATATACTTGTTGGTACAGATGGAGCTGGAAGTACTGTACGTAAGCTGGCTGGAGTGGATATGAGAGGTGAAAGGGACTTGCAGAAGCTTGTGAGTGTCCATTTCTTGAGCAAAGTTCTTGGGAAGTATTTACTCAGTGAGAGACCTGGCATGCTGTTTTTCATCTTCAATACTGAAGCTATAGGGGTCCTTGTTGCTCATGATCTCGAGCAAGGGGAATTTGTATTACAG ATTCCGTTTTATCCACCTCAGCAAAACCTTGAAGATTTCAGTCCCCAG ATATGTGAGCAAATAATCTTCAAGTTGGTTGGTCGAGAGCTAGGAGACATAAATGTGATTGACATAAAACCATGGGTTATGCATGCTGAAGTTGCGGAGAAGTTTCTAAGTTGTGGCAACCGAATAATACTTGCTGGCGATGCTGCTCATCGGTTCCCTCCTGCCGGGGGGTTTg GAATGAATACTGGAATTCAGGACTCTCATAATCTTGCATGGAAAATAGCTTCGGTAGTAAAGGGTATTGCACCGTCTTCAATACTTAATTCTTATGAAACAGAACGTAGGCCG ATTGCCGTTTTCAATACAGAACTTAGTATTGAGAACTTCAAAGCAGCCATGGCTGTTCCTGCTGCACTTGGTCTTGATCCAACTGTTGCAAACTCAG TACATCGCGTCATAAATGAGGGGGTTGGTTCCATTTTACCATCTGAATTACAGAGGGCCATATTGGATGGAATTTTCACGATAGGTCGTGCCCAGCTATCGGAATCTCTTTTGAATGAAAACAATCCACTTGGGTCGTCAAGGCTTGCTAATCTAAGGCACATATTTGAAGAAGGAAAGAGCCTCCAACTCCAGTTCCCGGCAGAAGATCTTGGTTTTAG GTATCTAGAAGGTGCACTTATCCCTGATAGTGATGGTGGAATGAGTGCTCCAGAAGGACCTACTGGTCGCCGGAGGGACTATGTTCCTTCTGTGGTTCCAGGTGCAAGGCTCCCCCACATGAACGTGAGGATATTGTCAGATACCTCAAGTGAG GTTACTATTTCTACACTGGACCTTATACCTGGAGACAAGGTCGAGTTTCTCCTCATTATATCGCCAACAGAGCCGTCTTACCGTCTTGCTCATGCTGCATTCAAAGTGGCCGAGGAATTAAAAGTTTCTGCAAGGGTGTGTGTGTTGTGGCCTGCCGGCAGTGTTAAAGGAGTCGAAGTAAAAAGTAAGGCATCATTGGCACCCTGGGAGAATTACATTGACCTCGTGGAAGTtaaaaattcaccaaattcgtcATCGTGGTGGGATATCTGCCAAATGACTGACAAAGGAGCCATCTTAGTTCGACCGGATGAGCATGTTGCTTGGCGTGTGAAGTCAGGGGTTGTCCGTGACCCTATAACGGAAATGAGAAGGGTATTCTCGGCTACTCTCGGCGTAAAACCACATACTAAAGATCAAGAAACTGACACATGA
- the LOC137737445 gene encoding uncharacterized protein isoform X2 — protein sequence MAVSRLFRSFSGLHKANARIQAYPFGYKHSRALSSDSFNNGDDTVLPVLIVGAGPVGLVLSILLTKLGVKCSVVEKSKTFSNHPQAHFINNRSMEVFRKLDGLAEEIQRSQPPVDLWRKFIYCTSLYGSILGSVDHMQPQDFEQVISPVSVAHFSQYKLIRLLLKQLENLSFKFCTTDGLEGLNHGTFQEKQLLMGHECVSIKASEDFVSVTASFLKDGKRMERNIRCNILVGTDGAGSTVRKLAGVDMRGERDLQKLVSVHFLSKVLGKYLLSERPGMLFFIFNTEAIGVLVAHDLEQGEFVLQIPFYPPQQNLEDFSPQICEQIIFKLVGRELGDINVIDIKPWVMHAEVAEKFLSCGNRIILAGDAAHRFPPAGGFGMNTGIQDSHNLAWKIASVVKGIAPSSILNSYETERRPIAVFNTELSIENFKAAMAVPAALGLDPTVANSGRAQLSESLLNENNPLGSSRLANLRHIFEEGKSLQLQFPAEDLGFRYLEGALIPDSDGGMSAPEGPTGRRRDYVPSVVPGARLPHMNVRILSDTSSEVTISTLDLIPGDKVEFLLIISPTEPSYRLAHAAFKVAEELKVSARVCVLWPAGSVKGVEVKSKASLAPWENYIDLVEVKNSPNSSSWWDICQMTDKGAILVRPDEHVAWRVKSGVVRDPITEMRRVFSATLGVKPHTKDQETDT from the exons ATGGCGGTTTCGCGGTTGTTCAGGAGTTTTAGCGGCCTACACAAAGCCAATGCCAGAATACAAGCATACCCATTTGGCTACAAGCATAGCAGAGCCTTATCATCGGACTCTTTCAACAATGGAGACGATACGGTGCTTCCGGTTCTGATCGTCGGTGCAGGACCTGTGGGTCTCGTTTTGTCCATACTTTTAACAAAGCTAG GGGTCAAATGTTCGGTTGTGGAGAAGAGCAAAACTTTCTCGAATCATCCGCAGGCGCACTTCATCAACAATCGATCCATGGAG GTGTTTCGCAAATTGGATGGCCTGGCAGAGGAGATCCAAAGGTCTCAACCACCAGTAGATTTATGGAGGAAGTTCATATATTGCACTTCGCTCTATGGTTCAATTCTTGGGTCGGTCGACCATATGCAACCCCAAG ATTTTGAGCAAGTCATCAGCCCGGTCTCTGTTGCACACTTCTCACAGTACAAACTGATTAGGTTACTACTTAAGCAGCTTGAAAATCTCAGCTTCAAGTTCTGTACAACTGACGGGTTGGAAGGCCTCAACCATGGAACCTTTCAGGAAAAGCAACTATTAATGGGGCATGAGTGTGTTTCCATCAAAGCGAGTGAAGATTTTGTTTCTGTGACTGCATCTTTTCTCAAGGATGGGAAGCGTATGGAAAGGAATATCAGATGTAATATACTTGTTGGTACAGATGGAGCTGGAAGTACTGTACGTAAGCTGGCTGGAGTGGATATGAGAGGTGAAAGGGACTTGCAGAAGCTTGTGAGTGTCCATTTCTTGAGCAAAGTTCTTGGGAAGTATTTACTCAGTGAGAGACCTGGCATGCTGTTTTTCATCTTCAATACTGAAGCTATAGGGGTCCTTGTTGCTCATGATCTCGAGCAAGGGGAATTTGTATTACAG ATTCCGTTTTATCCACCTCAGCAAAACCTTGAAGATTTCAGTCCCCAG ATATGTGAGCAAATAATCTTCAAGTTGGTTGGTCGAGAGCTAGGAGACATAAATGTGATTGACATAAAACCATGGGTTATGCATGCTGAAGTTGCGGAGAAGTTTCTAAGTTGTGGCAACCGAATAATACTTGCTGGCGATGCTGCTCATCGGTTCCCTCCTGCCGGGGGGTTTg GAATGAATACTGGAATTCAGGACTCTCATAATCTTGCATGGAAAATAGCTTCGGTAGTAAAGGGTATTGCACCGTCTTCAATACTTAATTCTTATGAAACAGAACGTAGGCCG ATTGCCGTTTTCAATACAGAACTTAGTATTGAGAACTTCAAAGCAGCCATGGCTGTTCCTGCTGCACTTGGTCTTGATCCAACTGTTGCAAACTCAG GTCGTGCCCAGCTATCGGAATCTCTTTTGAATGAAAACAATCCACTTGGGTCGTCAAGGCTTGCTAATCTAAGGCACATATTTGAAGAAGGAAAGAGCCTCCAACTCCAGTTCCCGGCAGAAGATCTTGGTTTTAG GTATCTAGAAGGTGCACTTATCCCTGATAGTGATGGTGGAATGAGTGCTCCAGAAGGACCTACTGGTCGCCGGAGGGACTATGTTCCTTCTGTGGTTCCAGGTGCAAGGCTCCCCCACATGAACGTGAGGATATTGTCAGATACCTCAAGTGAG GTTACTATTTCTACACTGGACCTTATACCTGGAGACAAGGTCGAGTTTCTCCTCATTATATCGCCAACAGAGCCGTCTTACCGTCTTGCTCATGCTGCATTCAAAGTGGCCGAGGAATTAAAAGTTTCTGCAAGGGTGTGTGTGTTGTGGCCTGCCGGCAGTGTTAAAGGAGTCGAAGTAAAAAGTAAGGCATCATTGGCACCCTGGGAGAATTACATTGACCTCGTGGAAGTtaaaaattcaccaaattcgtcATCGTGGTGGGATATCTGCCAAATGACTGACAAAGGAGCCATCTTAGTTCGACCGGATGAGCATGTTGCTTGGCGTGTGAAGTCAGGGGTTGTCCGTGACCCTATAACGGAAATGAGAAGGGTATTCTCGGCTACTCTCGGCGTAAAACCACATACTAAAGATCAAGAAACTGACACATGA
- the LOC137738033 gene encoding uncharacterized protein: MVEAAAAASSSSIFTNYPLLSALVAFSIAQFIKLFTSWYKERRWDFKQLLGSGGMPSSHSATVTAIATAIGFQEGVGGSLFAIALILACVVMYDATGVRLQAGRQAEVLNQIVYELPAEHPLAESRPLRELLGHTPPQVVAGSLLGIVTACMGYLITITISHTT; the protein is encoded by the exons ATGGTtgaggcggcggcggcggcatCATCGTCCTCAATCTTCACCAACTACCCTCTCCTCTCTGCTCTCGTAGCTTTCTCCATTGCCCAATTCATTAAGTTATTCACCTCCTG GTACAAGGAAAGAAGGTGGGATTTCAAGCAACTTCTTGGATCCGGTGGAATGCCTTCGTCTCATTCGGCGACTGTTACTGCTATTGCTACAGCCATTGGGTTCCAAGAAGGCGTTGGCGGATCACTCTTTGCAATTGCATTGATCTTAGCATGTGTG GTGATGTATGATGCAACCGGTGTAAGACTACAGGCTGGACGCCAAGCAGAG GTTTTGAATCAAATAGTGTATGAACTCCCTGCTGAACATCCTCTGGCTGAGAGCAGACCACTACGTGAGCTTCTCGGCCACACCCCTCCTCAG GTTGTTGCCGGCAGTTTGCTTGGAATTGTCACAGCATGCATGGGCTATTTGATTACTATAACAATCAGTCATACAACATGA
- the LOC137735878 gene encoding geraniol 8-hydroxylase-like, whose protein sequence is MDFLSYCLIIPCLLSLLYFSAQAFRSDPKRLLLPPGPKPFPIIGNLLELGNKPHLSLTNLSKRYGPIISLQLGQVTTVVVSSSTMAKEVLRTHDQFLCNRTVPDAVQACDLRQDSLPWIPVSEKWRNLRKICNNQLFATKVLDANQANRHLKVQELVADINESIVKGKAVEIGRAAFKTTVNLLSRTVFSVDLADPSSEMGREFKEIVWGLMEESGKPNLGDYFPVLKKLDPQGIRRRIIKHFLKIDLLFDRMITQRLELRKSNDYVTSYDMLDSLLDISEVSNEDMDKLLIEHLFVALFVAGTDTTSATLEWAMAELLRNPEKLSKAHEELEQVIGKGKPVEESDIARLPYLQAIIKETFRLHPAVPFLIPRKAKQDVEICGYVVPKGAQVLVNAWAIGRDPFIWDNPTSFAPERFFGLDHQIDVLGKNFELIPFGGGRRICPGLPLAMRMLHLMLGSLINSFDWKLEDEVTPENMNMEEKFGITLEMAHPLRAVPKKVLI, encoded by the exons ATGGATTTCTTGAGTTATTGCTTGATAATCCcatgtcttctctctctcttgtattTCTCAGCTCAAGCTTTCAGATCCGATCCCAAAAGGCTTCTGCTTCCACCTGGACCAAAGCCATTTCCCATCATTGGTAATCTCTTGGAGCTCGGCAACaaaccccatctctctctcactaacCTTTCAAAACGCTACGGCCCCATTATTTCTTTGCAACTCGGACAAGTAACCACGGTTGTAGTTTCTTCATCAACCATGGCAAAAGAGGTCCTCCGAACCCACGACCAGTTCTTGTGCAACCGAACCGTCCCTGACGCAGTTCAAGCTTGCGACCTCCGCCAGGACAGCTTGCCCTGGATACCGGTGTCAGAGAAATGGAGAAACCTCCGTAAAATATGCAACAACCAATTGTTTGCAACGAAAGTCCTTGATGCCAACCAAGCCAACCGTCACCTGAAAGTGCAGGAGCTCGTCGCGGATATCAATGAAAGCATTGTGAAAGGTAAGGCGGTAGAAATTGGGAGGGCCGCTTTTAAGACGACAGTCAATCTGCTGTCGCGTACTGTTTTCTCGGTAGATTTAGCTGACCCGAGCAGTGAGATGGGCAGAGAGTTCAAGGAGATTGTGTGGGGTTTGATGGAAGAGTCAGGGAAGCCAAACTTGGGGGACTATTTTCCTGTGCTTAAGAAACTTGACCCCCAAGGCATTCGACGGCGCATTATCAAGCATTTCCTCAAGATTGATTTGCTTTTTGATCGAATGATTACGCAAAGGTTAGAATTAAGAAAATCGAACGATTATGTCACAAGTTATGATATGTTGGATTCTCTCTTGGACATCAGTGAAGTGAGTAATGAGGATATGGACAAGCTCTTGATTGAACATCTGTTTGTG gcTCTATTTGTTGCGGGCACGGATACAACTTCAGCCACACTGGAATGGGCAATGGCTGAACTACTACGCAACCCGGAAAAACTGTCGAAAGCGCATGAGGAACTAGAGCAAGTCATTGGCAAAGGAAAACCAGTTGAGGAATCGGACATTGCTCGACTCCCTTACTTACAAGCAATAATCAAAGAGACCTTCCGGTTGCACCCGGCCGTTCCATTTCTAATCCCTCGAAAAGCCAAACAAGATGTGGAAATTTGCGGGTACGTTGTCCCAAAGGGTGCACAAGTGCTGGTCAATGCATGGGCTATAGGCAGAGACCCCTTCATTTGGGACAACCCAACCTCATTTGCACCGGAGAGGTTTTTCGGATTAGATCATCAAATCGATGTTTTAGGCAAGAATTTTGAGCTTATTCCGTTTGGTGGAGGGAGGAGAATATGTCCAGGCCTGCCATTGGCGATGCGGATGCTACACTTGATGCTGGGTTCACTTATTAACTCATTTGATTGGAAGCTTGAAGATGAAGTTACACCAGAGAACATGAACATGGAGGAGAAGTTTGGCATCACCTTAGAGATGGCTCATCCTCTAAGAGCTGTGCCGAAAAAAGTCCTAATTTGA